The window CGTGTTACGAACGTTATTTTGCGTTTGTCGAGGGTCTCGTACCAAGTGTAATCGGTGAACCCTCGGTCAAAAACTACACAAGAACCGGCAGGCAGGTTAAGAGATCGTGCCCATTCGATTTCATGTTTTTTGCCCTCCGTCATATCCATGAAGACTGGAAGATAGCCACTTGCATCAAGGCCAAAATGCAATTTCATGGCACCCTTGGTTTTGCGGTAGTTAGCCCACGGAAACACTGAGAGACAGAGATTGACCATCGTTGCATCGAGTAAATAAATTTTACCCTTGAACTTGAACCTATGCTTCGGAGCATTCGCCTGGCACTTATGCAAAAGCTGAAAGAACATGGCTTTGAAAGTCTCATAAGGCTGTTGCTCATTGACACGAGCCAAGGTGGCCCGACTAGTTGGCCTCATACCCAAATGATACAAACGAGACTTTTGAACGGCCAGGTTGCTGACTAAGTCACGAAGGCTCTTTCTGGAAGTGAGTTGGGCTATAGTCATGGCGAGAAACTGGCTCCATCTGTTGAAGGAGCGAAACTTTTGTCCATGATGATGCTTTCTTGCCAGTTTCTCAAAATCATGTCTTGGGAAAAATGAAGCAATCTGATTTAGGATTGTGCTAGAATGAGCCATGGCTCGGATCTCCTTGTTATTATATTGTTTTTCGCAAATTCACTATAACACAAGAAGCTCTCCGAGCCTTTATTTATCCGTAATCACGTTATTATTTGTGAGACAGCAG of the Desulfosediminicola ganghwensis genome contains:
- a CDS encoding IS4 family transposase, with the translated sequence MAHSSTILNQIASFFPRHDFEKLARKHHHGQKFRSFNRWSQFLAMTIAQLTSRKSLRDLVSNLAVQKSRLYHLGMRPTSRATLARVNEQQPYETFKAMFFQLLHKCQANAPKHRFKFKGKIYLLDATMVNLCLSVFPWANYRKTKGAMKLHFGLDASGYLPVFMDMTEGKKHEIEWARSLNLPAGSCVVFDRGFTDYTWYETLDKRKITFVTRLKSNAKVYRYGNRRKPDSPDVLEDQKIKIPGYQFTFRRIIYVDPETGIEYQFVTNSRKLKASEVAAIYKERWQIELFFKWIKQQLKVKTFLGTSENAVLTQLWIALCVYLMLSYFKFMAKFKGSLTQLLRLLQLNIFERRPLADLLKPPDKPGKTQFSPQLALWN